The Triticum urartu cultivar G1812 chromosome 5, Tu2.1, whole genome shotgun sequence genome contains the following window.
tctctctctctccccctagctAGCTCCATCTTTACTTTACAGCTGGGCGGAGAGTACAAAGAGAGAGGGCAAGGAGCTAGAGTAGAACTGAAAATTGACAAATCTAGCCTTTTCTTAAACTTTGACACAAAATGAACCCGATCCATTTTCTTTTCACAAAATGACTCATTTTTGCATGACGCCCGAGGCTGGGCCTGGAGCgtcatgcaaatggaccatttggtGGATTTTTTTGGGTCAGGTCCATTTTATGCTAAAGTTTTACTCCCAACGTTTCTAAATATAAAGCTTTTCAGAGATTTCAATACAAACTACATACGATAGACATACTGTAGTGTTTGTTTTGATCCGTATGTAATTCATATTAAAATCTCTAGAAAgtttatatttagaaacggagagAGTAGAAAAGAGCATTTGTCCATTTCCACACAGGAGGAGAGGGGCATGGAGGTGGAGGCGGAGCTGATGATCTCTATCGAGGCTACTACTACTACTAGCCTAGCTTACCAATAAGTCCCCTCACATGTGCAGTGGCGGAGGGCACGCATTTACGCCCTTGTTTTCCTTTTGGCTCGGGCATTCAATTCGATCGCGCACTCTGAGTTCCGCTGCCACTTTTTGTTTATCATCTCCCTGCCGAGGCAGCTGCCCTGCCCGGCCCTCTATCTTGATCtcctcatgcatgcatgcacctaGCTCATCGGCCGACCCTTCTCCTCTGAGCTCTGACCATGACGCATCACGGGTCAAATTTTGTCTACCTCTAAACAAATAATAGTGTGAGAGTCAAATTTTCCTCCGTAAAATATTGCCACTGTCGACCATGTGCTCCTTCTCCATGCAAACTATACTACGTACGTACCCGTTTCGAAAAAAATATACTACGTACGTACACTGAATTTCTAGAGTGTACTCGAAGTCTCTTCCTCTCGGTATTGTATAAGTGTAGCATAATGGAGGAGCATTGATCAGTTTACTGCCCAGGCAAGGCAAGGCAATGGCGTTCACATGCATGCCCTGCCAAGTCCACAGACTAAAGAACTCCTCGATTAACCTTTTGCTGTGAGGTCATGGCTTGCATATGAGTGAGATGAGAGGGCCAGTTTTAATTAATTTATACCAGTAAAGTAGTAAGAGGGAAAGTATTTTTATTAGGGTGGCGTGGTGCATGCAGAGATGCAGCAGTGCCCTTGCATGCATCGCAGCCAGGAGGGGAAGAAAAGGAAAAGGTCAATGCAGCGACGAGATTGGCTTTACTGCTCCAGGACGCACTGGCATTTAACGCCGCTCCCTCACCGACCGTGCGTTTCCAAGGCGTGGCAGCGCGCAGGATGCCATTTGCACTAGAGTTTCTTTTCCACTTCGACGGGCATACTTTTTTCTTAGGCTCCTCCCAATACTACATCTTGTACGGATACTAAGGCTGCCATGTAGACAAAAAATCTGATGTGGCAAGATAATTAAGATGAGAGAGATGAGTGTGATGACCCTATGAAATTCTTCATGTACTTGACCTCTGCATCACACATGATGCACACATCTATATTATTCAACATGAAATAAGTTTAAGTGACGAGTGCTCGACAGTAAAAACAAATAAATGGAAAACACGATCATAAGCAGTCGAACCTGTGATTAAATAGCCCATCCACATAATTTAGGAGTGGCTCACCAGTCAAACTGGTTGAACAAACCCAGCGCAACTGTTTTCAACCAGCTGCACCCAGAGGCCATAAGCGTCCGCGCGTCCACATGCTGCAGTGATGACCACATACGAATTGAAGTTGTAGCTCTGTAGATAACATATGAATTGAAGATGTAGTTCCACATTGCTTAGAGAATAACACAAACTCCCACATGAATTTGGCCCTTCAACTTTTGATGAATACCACCTAACTAGTTTCCAAACAAATTTGAAATACCTGTTGGTGGTGCTAAATTGTATGTAACATGAATCATATCAGATCAATGTAGTAAATGGGCACGACagaaataaatgatgaattgtcTCCTCCTGATCACAAATACAATATTTTTTGTTGCCATGCTACTTAATCTTAGCAAGGTTATCTTTGATAAGAATTACCACCCTCTACAGAAACCACATGAAAACTTTGATCATGAAAGGAGCCTTTGTTTtccaaatatatgtttttacgaAAAATAGGTCCAGGATCCATCTGCATATATAGACTTCACAGTGAAGACATGGTTAGTGGTTAACCTCCACTAAAATGAATCTGACATCTGAGTTAGATTAATTTATATCGATCAATCTAGAAACCAAATGGATCCACTTAGTCCATTTATCACCCAGTTGCACTGCAAAATTGGATGTTCAAAGGGCTATCCCCAATAACAGAGGCCACTGAATCCTCTTTTCTGAACACAATATTATACAGGGTTGGATATTGTAGAGCTAATGTAGTGTCACCAGGTATCTTCTTAAAAACTCGTTGATTGGCTGGCACCAGTCTTAAAGAAACCTCGATAAAAAGGGATGATTTGACCTTCATCAAGCTCCTCAAAACTTTTCTTAGTTCCACCATCTAGAACGACCTCGATTTTTCTCTCTCAATAAGCTTTTTTTAGGGATACTGATAACAAGGTTACGCGATTGGTAACCAAAGTCACTACTGGGTGAACAAAATCTTGTCATTAGCAACATTACCTACTCTATCTAATGTTTGTCAACCAAATTAGTCATATCAACAGCAAAACCATGGTTCTACACCCTATACATATATGTTCTTTCCAGATCATCACGGCATCACTTAATTCTTTCAATAAAGGATGGATTTTATTCACTCAAAATGAAGCATTGAGGGGATACAAATACAGTGAGCACCCATTTGGCCTCTGCATAGATATGATGCACAAAGCcaacacacacgcgcgcgcgcgcgcgcacacacacacacagacaacTAGCAAAGTCAAACAACACTGAAGCTATGCCATGGTGTGGCAAAAAGGAAAAAAACTTTGAAGCGGTCAAAACAATGATCAGCAAGGTACAACAACAACCATATCCGCACCAACCATCTCTTAACATCACAAAAAATGAAGTATCACTTGATAACTCACTCCTGAAATATTTGGACATAGGGGGATCACTGAACATGTTTTTATTCAAGTTTCTTGTCTACTCGGGGAGAGTGACTCTTATCCCTTTGTCTTCTAACATGCATGTATAAAGAAATTATAATATACTATGGTACCCTGCACATTTGCGATGGAACGTTTTGCAATAAGAATGAGATTTAATTGTATGCAACATGAATATTTGATGTAATAATAAGCGAAAACTGTGGAAATACATAATATTTATTGCGTTTGATCATTGTACTGTTGTAAAATATTTGTTAAACATAAATATCATAATAGAATTGAATTTCTAATGCTTGTTGCATGTTAAGGTGGTTTTCTCTATGCATGGTTACACTGTTGTGGTGTATCTTTTTCTATGCatgttgcatgttgaggtggcATATTCAATAAAGCCAACAGAATGAGCACACAACCGGCCTCTGCATAGTTAGGATATACAAAGCCAACACGCACATGCACACGCACGCGTGTGCGCGCGTACACACACACTGGCAATTAGCAAAGTCAAACACCCCCGAAGCTATGCCATGGTctagcaaaaaagaaaagaaaatcgAACTGATCAAAACATTGATCAACAAGCTAAAACAACAACCATATCCGCACCAATCATCTCTTGGCATAACAAAAAAATGAAGTATCACTTGATAACCCACTCCTGAAATATTTGGACATAGGGGGATCACTAAACATGTTTTAATTCAAGTTTCCTGTCCGCCCTGGGAGAGTGACTCTATTTGTTTTTGTGTTTGAACATgcatgtacaaggaaattacaACATAATAGATGGTATCCCGCACATTGTTGCAGGAACATTTTGCAATATATTCACAATGAGATTTTATTGTATGCAACATGAATATTTGAAGTAATAATAtgaaaaaactaaaaaaatataTGATTTTTTGTTTTTGATCATTGTATAGTTGTAAAATATTTATTAAATATAAACAGCACAATATAATTGGATTTCACATGCATGTTGCATGTTAAGGTGGTTTTTTCTATGCATGGTTGTGTTGTTGTGGTGGGCCTTTTCCCATGCATGCTGAGGTGACATACTTACATATTCAGATAAATATATTAGTGGGGGCTAGTTGTGTTCGAACACGCATGTAGAAGGAAATTACAATATACTAGATGGTACCCCGCACATCATTGCAGGAATGTTTTGCTATATATTTCAATGAAATCTGATTGTATGCAACATGAATATTTTGAAGTAATAATATGAAAGAAAAAAATAcatataattttttatttttatcatTGTATAGTTGTAAAAAATTTattaaatataaataacataattGAATTGAATTTCACATGCATATTGCATGTTAAGGTGGTTTTTTGTATGCATGGTTGCATTGTTGTGGTGGGCCCTTTCCCTACATGTTGCATTGCTGAGGGGCATACttgcatgttgagataaataGATTAGTGGGGGGCAAGTTGTGTTCGAACATGCATGTACAAAGAAATTACAATATACAAGATGGTACCCCCCACATTGTTGGGTGAACGTTTTGCAATATGTTTCAATGAGATTTGATTGTATGCAACATGAATATTTGAAGTAATAATATGAAAAAACTAAAATTACATATGATTTATTGTTTTTGATCATTGTATAGTTGTAAAAAAATATTAAATATAAATACCATAATAGAATTGAATTTCAGATTCATGTTACATGTTAAGGTGGTTTTTTCTAGGAATGGTTGCATTGTTGTGGTGAGCCTTTTTCCATGCATGTTGCATGCTGAGATGTCATACTtccatattgagataaacagattagtgggggctagctatttaggTATGGAAGATACACAACTATTCATGGATTAATTGAATTCTAACACTAGTGCAGAACAACCCATATCAAATGGATTATGTCGATTTGTTACAAATATCGTCAGTAACGAAACCTCTTGGGTGGTTTTTAGGTGGAATTTGCCAACTAGGCTATCCTAGTTAGAACCGAAGATGGTACATTATCTCCTTCAATTTAACATAAAACATGTTTGAGATGTATCCGGACGGTTATTCCCATGAAACCGTTTGAGATGCTCAATTTGGTAGATGCTTTCAGGATtgtaagagcatctctagcagagcCCGCATCCCGTCGACCCGCAAAATGCGTTTGCAGTTCGCGGAAAAACGACATTGCGGTCCGGCGCGGACGGCCACAGAGGCAGACCCCGCAAATAGGACCCGTATAAAAGGATATTCGTGGAATATGCTCTTTTACGGGTCGGCTTTGCGGGGTCTGCTCTTGCGCCCCTGCCGCTGGTCCGCAAATATCAATACCACACCACAAATTACAAATACCAACACAATACAACAATCATTCACATTACAAATAATTATCCAAATCAACGAAGCAAACTAAATAATGCAATACAAAACTTGTCCCGAGTACAAATAACACATGAATTAAATAAAAATGAATAGAAACATAAGTTTGTTACTGTCCAGCCCTTTGCCAATGGTGCTCAATGAGATCCTCCTGAAGCTGAAAGTGGGTGTTTGAATTTTCAATCTCTTTGTAGGTCTGAAGAAAAGCTCTAATACGGTTAGGGTCTCTAGCTGGTTTGACACGACTACCCACATTGTCGTACAAGAACTCCAAGTTCATTCCTCTCTCATCTTCGAGAATCATATTGTGAAGGATAACACAACATGTCATGATATTTTTCAAGGTCCTCTTGTCCCAAAAATGAGCAGGACCACGAACAATGGCAAACCTAGATTGCAAAACCCCGAATGCTTTTTCAATGTCTTTTCGGGCTGCCTCTTGCACCCTTGCGAATTCACAATGTTTTCTAGTTTTGGGATCATTGATGCTCTTGAAAAATGTGCAAGGAGGGTATATACCATCTGCAAGATAGTACCCTTTTGTGTATTCATGCCCATTGATAGTGTAGTTGCAAGTAGGAGCATCACCACTAGCAAGCCTAGCAAACAAATAAGACCGTTGCAACACATTGATATCATTGAGAGTGCCCGACATACCAAAGAAGCAATGCCAAATCCATAAATCCTCGGATGCTACGGCCTCTAGCACAAATGTTGCATCACGAGACTTGCCACAATATATTCCCTGCCATGCCTTCGGGCAATTTTTCCAAGTCCAATGCATATAATCAATGCTACCTTGCATGCTAGGACAACCTCTCCTCTCATTAGATCCCATCAATTTCTTTGTGTCATCCTCGTTGGGTGCCCGAAGATATTCAGGACCAAAGACACGGATGATCACTTTGGCAAATCTACGCACTGACTCAATTATGGTATCTTCACCAATGCGAAGGTACTCATCGGCATAGTCAGCCAGAACGCCATATGCAATCACCCGCATAGCTGCGGAGATTTTTTGATATGCACTAAATCCCTTTAAGCCCGCAacatttcttctttgagtgaaataCCGACAATTTGCCTCGCAAGTTTGAACAATTTTCACAAAGAGGGATCGACGCATTCCGTATCTTCTCCGTAAGAGGTGCGGTGGATATGTTGGATTCTCCGCAAAGTAGTCTTGCATCAACATCTCGTTCCCGAGATGTCGATTCCGAGGAATGCAAAGACGCCCAACGGTCGATCCTTGCCGCCTCTTCCGGTTCTCGTCTTCGTGCTCCTTCACGACAAGTGCCATCACTAATGTCTGCTACCGAAAGGTTGCAAGCATCGTCTCAACATCCGAGTCGTCCGAATCGGACGAATCGGAGAGCAAGAACTTCTCGCATGGTCTCAATTCCATCTACATGAACAAGAATCGCACGCCGCGTCAATCAACTATGCATATCGCTCGGCACAAATCACAAATAAACACTAACCGGCGGCTCGTGGGGCGGGTGATCCCGGTCGGAGGCAAGGGGCGGGCTCGAGGGCGGTCGATCCCcggcggcgacgaggggcgggCTCGAGGGCGATCGATCTCCGACGGCGACAGTGACAGCGACTAGGGGCGGCTCTTCTCGCCTGATCCGGGGGGTGCAGCGTATCGGTGCTGGAGGGTGGGGGACGCCCCCGCGGCACGATTCCGCCTGCAGATTTGGTCGGAATCGTCGGCGACAAACGGGCGGAACCAAGAGCGGGTGGTGGCGGAAAGAGATGGGGAAAGGGCGCGGGCTAAAATGTCCCTCCCGCCAACCGCTTGATTGCGATACGGGGCACCGTAGGGGCGAGGCGGAAACCCGCGTATTCGCGGGTTGAGATCGAGATTTTGTCGCGCCCCTCAAAAAATTTTGCGGGCCGGCCGCGTTTGCGGGGTCTGTTCGGGCGGGATTTTCCGCGTTGACTCGCATTTTGGCGGTTATTTTACGAGTCGGGACTTTTTgcgggtctgctagagttgctctaaccGACAACGATATGTCTGGAAAGTCCTTCTTTTCGGGGGTGACAACTTTCTATTTTGACTCAGTCCAAGATAATGGGCAGATCGACTCTAAGTCAAGTTTGAGATAATGCAACTATATTCATACATGTTTTAATTTAAGTTCCCTATCTATCAGTATATGGTGACCCAAACCTAGTTGCTTTttgttcaaacaagcatgtaCAAGGAAATGACAATATACTCTTCACAATTGCGCAACAATTGTATATCAAACGGACTATCTCGATCTGTTCCAAATATACCTTCACTAAAGGAACCTCTCTTAAAGTTTGTGTTCTTTTTCTGAGAAAACTTTCAATTCTATTGATCTTCAATTATGACAATACAATGAAcatcagaaataataaaaattacattcagatccgtagaccacctagcgacgactacaagcactgaaatgaGCCAAAGGCTCGCCGCTGTCATCACCCCTCCCTCGTCAGTCGAAAAGTCGTCATGCTAAGACCCCATAGGACCAGCACAGCAGAATAGCAACCGCCGCCGATAAAAAGTAGCATAGATCATAAGGATCCAACCTGAAGAAACACAAATATAGACGAACTACAACGAGATCCAAACAAATCCATCAAGGATAGATCTGTCGGAGACACAACTCCACACGTCCACACCGACGACGCTAGACACATCACCGAAACGGGGGCTAGGCGGGGAAAACGAAATTGACGAACTAGCCGATCCTATACTATGAGATGGTACATGATCTCCTGACGACTTGTGACTAAACCTGTTGGAGATGTATCTCCGACGATTACTCATGTGAAACCATTTGAGATAAGCTCAGTTTGTTAGACGCTTCCTGTGAAACCATTTGAGATAAGCTCAGTTTCTTAGACGCTTTTGGACTTTAACCGACAACGATATGTCTGAGACAATTCTCTGTATTGACTCGTCCGTGATAACGGGGCACGCGACGAGCATGTGCGTGTCTCTGGTGAACGACCGTGCAGAGAGCGCAATGCTTCATTGTGACCTAAATAAAAAGACATTAATTATCACTAGTAAGGTACGCTACCCCCAAAGGATATCGTCGTGCATGCTTCAACACAAGAGGAACAACAGAGCAATTACTTTGACCGTATTCATAGCCGAACTAGCTAGTGTAGCAGTGCGATCTTTTCATGATGAGCTACCATCAGAGGCAGCAAGGGGGCGCATTGGAGCTTAACTCTAGTGCGAGATTCCATGGCCGAGCCTGTCACAGATCGCTGTCATAAAGGGAAGAAAAATTAGGTCAGGTGTCTTCTTAATTAGTTTTTATTTTAGGGTAACCACGTGTTTCATTGATCACAAATATGATGAATATAACGCACGCACGCGGTACCGATCAGAAGGGTCGAGAGCAAACACATTTCCACATAAATTTGCAGAAAAAACAAAGGGAAGAAAAATACACAGGAATCATTAGTTAATTCTGCAATAGCCGTCGTCACCGCTGAATGTTGCTGGATTCGAAGGAGAACCATAGCCCATGAGGGCGCTGTGAGTCAATGAAGAAGCTTGCCATCGGCAAAGCCTTTGTCGTTGTGGCGTGTCGACCAGGGATTGTCCCCATTCTCCTTGAATCCCGGAGCCATCGCCAGCCGTCGACGTTGTCCAGGCCAAGCACCAGATCCACCGCCTTCAATCCACAAGCCCAAATCTGGAACCATCATTTTCACTCGCCCATCGGTGACATCGCGCATAACGCCAGCCATCAGGCGAACACCTAAAACCATCGACCAGAATGATAGACGGGAGACCGAGCCCACCGGTTCCTCGACGCCGCCATGGACGCCGTCGAGACGGGACTGGAGCCCGGGCATTATTCTCGGATGCGTTGCTGCTATCGTAATTACTTTTTATAAGAGCTGGTTGGAATATACATATACGATGCTATCAAATTAACCAAAGGAACCACTCAATTAAAACAAATCACATACATGTGGGATCGTAGACTTAATTTGCAAGCCTAAATGACATTTCTTTCCCCTTCCAAGTCCCTTCTTTGTGTAGTTATATGTCAGGTAAACCCTTTTCTAAAAAATATGTCAGGTAAATAAATCATATTGTGTACTCTGCGCAAACAGAGCAAGAGTTACAAAAGGACCTCTTGGGAGCACTTCAAAGGATTCACTAGTATGGGAACAGGGAAAAAAATCGGTTGCCATGATCATGTATCCAGCAAATATTTGAAAACACGAGAAATAAACAATATATCTATGTTGTTTGGTTGCAACACATGACAAATGCATGATTTTTCTGTAGGGATCAGGCGTGCATGCCATGGTAAATTAGGAATCATAGAAATAAAAATATCTGAGTGTTTGGACTCGGTGAAAATTATCTTGTAATTAAATGGACAGTGGTGGCCCACAAGAAAACAATCCTAAGGTTTATAATCCTACAAACCAAACAATGTTTGTACTGAATGTTCCAAAGGATCAAAACCCCAAATATCTCTGAAATTCATTTGAATCAAGGAGGTCCCTCAGCAATAATTTATATACATGCACATAAATGTAAAACGATATGTAAGACACATGTTCCATATGTATGTAGTGACACATCATATGGAATTTACGAGTAATGTGGTCCTTTCTGTTTTTAAATCAGAAATGCTTGTTCTCAAATGGGCACACATGTGACCGTGTTGACTTTTTTATTCAATAAATAGGATACTAAATCATCCTCGGCGACAAATTGAGCAAATATTTACCTAAAACCATAAGATGACAAGTTCCATATATTTAGATTGTCAAGTTAGCAccgaatatatatatatatatatatatatatatatatatatatatatatatatatatatatatatatatatatatatatatatatatatatatctgtgtctgtgtgtgtgtgtgtgtgtgtgtgtgtgtgtgtgagtttaACTGTGATTTTCTACATTATCAAATCCAATAGTATATGTTAACTATCGATGTCCCTAAAAGAATTCAATATATCAGCTGAAGTAAAGAAAGGATCCAGTACAACATGTGATTTTCAAGCATTAAATGGCATCAAATAAATGCATGACAGCTCTATGTCTAGTTGAGTCAAATATGAAAAGATTTGAGCATATATACTAGCGTACCATTTTAATGTGGCGGTTCTTCCAGATGTAAATTTGGGAACTTCAAGCCTTCCACTCATTTTGATATGTTAAATATTACAGAAATTACAAACATGCATGATTCACAAATGAGATCCCAGTTTAACCCGAACTTTTTTTGTGGGACTTGGCTTTACATTTGGGAACCTCATGGAAGAACCAATTTTTTTATATAATATTAAACTTATCTTTACCAAATTATCCAAAACTAAAATTTCCGATAACATGTCCATTTGATGCATCTGATCTTgaaaacaaattattgttggaaATCAATTAAACTCCACTTAACTGCATATGATCAGTGTCAATCAAACTTGAAACAAATACATGAAAACAAGATACGAAATGATTTATTTCAGCTCGATGGGAGAAATGACTAATGAGGTAAAATTAATATAAAGAGTATACTATAAGTAAGTAATTATAAATTAAGCATCTATATAGATCTTTCTTTTATAAGATGTACATTTCTTTCTTTATCCCTCCTGCACGATCCATTTAGGACATGATCAGTTTCAAACCCTAATTAACATCGCAAAGAGCAACTAATTGAAATCTAAAACGATTAAGCAAACTGGATCGACACCCAGCTCGATCTAAATCACCGAGGATTCGAAGCCCCACGGCCTTTTGTTGTTTCTGCTCAGCTACTCGATCGGCGATCGCCGCGCCTTTCTTAAATTTTTGTTCTTGCTCTAGTCGATCAATTCCCGGTTGGTACGCGCGCGCCGTACTTAGAAGAACTCACTGGGGTCCCCTAGTGGCACCACGTCGTCCATGAGTCCCGCCTCGCCGTGGCCCATGCCGTCGTCAAGAAGCCAGTTCTCAAGCATGGAGAACGCCGGCGGGGCGCCGCCGGCCCCGGCGCCGGCCATCTTGCTCGTCTCGGTTGAGCCCTCGGGGGTGTGCGCTGCTGCCGCCCCGGCCGCGCCGCCGCTGTGACTCGCCGACGCGGACGCCGCGCCGTCCCAGGAGCACTGCGGCTGCTGGCGGGTCGTCGCCGTAGTGGACGACGTCGACCCCGACGCCTCCGGCCCCTTGCTGCTGCTCCCGGGGCGCATCCAGCCCTCCAGTAGGCGCGCGATGTTGTCCGCGCTCGACGCGTACGTCGTCACCGACCCCGGACTAGGCGTCGGCAGCGCCGGCGCCGCCAGCGCGGCGGGCTGTGAGGGCTCTAGAGAGAGCGCGTCGCGCAGGGCCTGCCGCGCAGTGTGGATGTCCGTCTGCAGCCGGCGCTCCCACTGCCCTTTGGGAGCGGCCGCCTTCGGGACGCCACCACCGACACCCCCGGCGCCGGCGCCCTCCGAGCCGCCGTCGTTCCCTCCGGCGTCCTGCATCTTCTTGAGCTTCTTCTTGAGGTGGGTGTTCCAGTAGTTCTTGATGTCGTTATCCGTCCTCTCGGGCAAGTAGGACGCTATCGCCGCCCAACTGCGCATGGCGTCAACCGCAAGCTCATATCAGCAATTCTGTACTTTACGTCCACGGAagaaacaaacaaacaacaaGACGGAAATCATGAGAAGATGAGATGGAAGCTATCATCACCGGTTGCCGAGGAGCGCCTGGAGGTGGACGATGAGCTTCTCCTCCTGGTCGTTGAAGTTGCCGCGC
Protein-coding sequences here:
- the LOC125509496 gene encoding myb-related protein 306-like, with amino-acid sequence MGRPPCCDKVGVKKGPWTPEEDLMLVSYIQEHGPGNWRAVPTNTGLMRCSKSCRLRWTNYLRPGIKRGNFNDQEEKLIVHLQALLGNRWAAIASYLPERTDNDIKNYWNTHLKKKLKKMQDAGGNDGGSEGAGAGGVGGGVPKAAAPKGQWERRLQTDIHTARQALRDALSLEPSQPAALAAPALPTPSPGSVTTYASSADNIARLLEGWMRPGSSSKGPEASGSTSSTTATTRQQPQCSWDGAASASASHSGGAAGAAAAHTPEGSTETSKMAGAGAGGAPPAFSMLENWLLDDGMGHGEAGLMDDVVPLGDPSEFF